In the Besnoitia besnoiti strain Bb-Ger1 chromosome XII, whole genome shotgun sequence genome, one interval contains:
- a CDS encoding putative 40S ribosomal protein S4 (encoded by transcript BESB_023570) has protein sequence MRQLKHHEKRLLKKVDFYNWKKEQNVREIKVLRRYLIQDREDYHKYNKLCGVVTKLTSQLRKLPEEDAFRVKMTELLLDKLYNMGVISKKSSLAQCEGLSAASFCRRRLAVVLVQLKFCEHLKQATSYIEQGHVRVGSEVCLNPALHVTREQEDLIGWSQGSAIQRHVKQFNQTLDDFELLVA, from the exons ATGAGGCAGTTGAAGCATCATGAGAAACGCCTGCTGAAGAAGGTGGACTTCTACAACTGGAAGAAGGAGCAGAATGTGCGCGAGATCAAAGTGTTGCGTCGATACCTCATTCAGGATCGTGAAGACTACCATAA GTACAACAAGCTCTGCGGTGTAGTAACGAAGCTGacgtcgcagctgcgcaagcTGCCTGAGGAAGATGCGTTCCGCGTGAAGATGACAGAACTCCTGCTGGATAAGCT GTACAACATGGGCGTGATAAGCAAGAAGAGTAGCTTGGCGCAGTGCGAGGGCTTGTCTGCCGCGAGCttctgtcgccggcgcctggcAGTCGTCCTGGTCCAGCTCAAGTTCTGTGAACATCTCAAGCAGGCCACGTCGTACATCGAGCAAGGCC ATGTCCGCGTGGGCTCCGAGGTGTGTCTCAACCCCGCCTTGCATGTGACGAGAGAGCAAGAGGACCTCATTGGCTGGTCGCAAGGATCCGCGATTCAGCGACACGTCAAACAGTTCAATCAAACGCTAGATGACTTTGAGCTGCTGGTCGCCTAA
- a CDS encoding hypothetical protein (encoded by transcript BESB_023560): MSKLSAFFEKKKKKSLKTSMPAGLGEKPRKSEEEPASLLMADEGDASEWAVEEQQTKVQASPEEGTAAWLKVSVVEARAVRKEPEKTWHAILSAGGEGDRAVSEAEGTAAEGAAEGEKGGEEGEAPAAAGQEDKTESPAAASKKWVPPSLRGRRTPGSGAGFSGAQINFDDDQDLATVAQLGLYNTKAGASKKKPSPQTPQQNVAKKEKEKNPESEDKVVRELPPVPEFNVWNYVKLEGGKLEGCKAPQNDEAVRQKYLNRKRFAQRAA, translated from the exons ATGAGTAAATTGAGCGCGTTCTtcgaaaaaaagaagaagaagtctCTCAAGACTTCTATGCCCGCTGGGCTGGGAGAGAAACCC aggAAGTCTGAAGAGgagcctgcgtcgctgttgatggcagacgagggcgacgcctcggAGTGGGCAGTTGAGGAGCAGCAGACGAAAGTGCAGGCTTCGCCGGAGGAGGGCACGGCGGCGTGGCTGAAAGTGAGCGtagtggaggcgcgcgcggtgcgGAAGGAGCCAGAGAAGACTTGGCACGCGATTTTGTCTgccgggggggagggcgaccgcgccgtctccgaggccgaaggcaccgcagcggagggtgccgccgagggcgagaaggggggcgaggaaggcgaggctccggccgccgcgggccaAGAGGACAAGACTGagtcgccggccgccgcgagcaaGAAGTGGGTGCCGCccagtctccgcggtcggaggacgccaggcagcggcgctggctTTTCCGGCGCGCAAATCAACTTTGACGACGACCAAGATCTTGCCACCGTCGCGCAACTCGGTCTGTACAACACCAAGGCCGGCGCCTCGAAAAAGAAGCCcagcccgcagacgccgcagcagaatgtcgcgaagaaggagaaggaaaagaacccggagagcgaagacaaGGTCGTCCGCGAACTTCCCCCCGTGCCCGAATTCAACGTGTGGAACTACGTGAagctcgagggcggcaagCTCGAGGGATGCAAGGCTCCGCAAAACGATGAGGCCGTCAGGCAAAAGTACCTCAACCGAAAGAGATttgcgcagagagccgctTAA